The nucleotide window TCCGCCCGTTTCCCGGTTCCCAGATCATCGAGGCGACGAGACACCTGAAGGCGGTGGCAGTGATCGAACGGATGGACAATCCGCTGGCCCAATCGAATCCGCTGACCGCCGAGATCAAGGCGGCGTTCGCCGATGCGCTGACGGGTACGCCGGGGTTTCCGGCGATTGAGCGGATGCCGATTATCTACTCGGGATCGGCCGGGCTGGGCAGCCGCGATATCCGTCCCGGCGACCTGGTAGCCGCCATCGAGAACATGCGGCGCGACGACAGCGGATCGCGCTACTTCGTGCTGGGGATTAAACACGAGCAGGCGCTTGCCCCCGCCGAGGACGCGGACGTCCGATCGGCGGGCAGCTTCTCGATGCGCGGTCATTCGGTCGGCGGCTTCGGGTCGGTGACGACCAATAAGGTGATTGCCACCATCGTCGGCGATCTGTTCGGCTTGAAGGTCCAGGCCTATCCGAAGTACGGCTCAGAAAAGAAGGGGCTCCCGACGACCTACTATCTGACCGTGGCCAAGGAACCGATCCGTACCCACTGCGAGTTGACGCAGGTCGATTTCGTCCCCCTCAATGACATCAACGCCTTCAATCTCGGGAACCCATTGACCGGCTTGGCCACCGGCGGCATGGTCTTTATCCAGACGGATAAAAAGACGCCGGAGGAGGTCTGGACGGGCATTCCCGATTATGCCAAGCAGATCATCCGCGAACGACAGATCCGAGTCCTGGCGCTGGATACGGTGAAGATTGCGAGCGAGACGGCCAGCTCGCCCGACCTGGAGCAACGGATGCAGGGGATTGTCCTGTTGGGGATTTTCCTCCGCTGTACGCCGTTTCTCCGCGAGCAGCATCTCAACGAAGAGCAGGTCTTCCCGGCGGTCGAGCGATCGCTGCGAAAATACTTCGGCAAGCGGGGTGAGCAGGTGGTTCGAGACAACATGGCGGCGGTTCGACGAGGCTATACCGAGGTCTTCGAGGTCCCGGTGGAAACCATGGTGGGAGCCTGAAGGAGCGGTGATGGCGGAGGAACTGGTCAGAGACTGGATGCACCGGGGTGTCATTACCTGCGGACCCGAGATGCCCGTCCAGGCGGTGGCCGACGCGATGAAGGCACACGACATCAGCGCCCTGGTGGTGGTGGACGAGGCGGGCGACGCCATCGGCGTCATCTCCCGCACCGACCTCGTCAACGCGCGATTCGTCGAGCCGTATCTGAAGCACTGGCGCGGGCTGACCGCCAAGCACCTGATGAGCGCCCCGGTCATCAGCGTATCGGACAGTACACCGATTGCCGAGGCGGCGGCGCGGCTGCGCGACCGGAAGATCCATCGGTTGGTGGTGACCGAGCGGCAGGACTCGCACGACAAGCCGATCGGTATCCTCTCGGTGACCGACCTGGCCGGGAAACTATGACTATAGAAAAGCAGTAAAACAGAAAGGTTCAGTCATGGCAGATCAACAATCGGTCTATAACCCGCTGGATGAGGAGCACGTCGAACAGGTCGCGGGGACGAAGCCTCGCGGACTTGAGAAGGAGATCCACGAGGGCGCCCTGCCGCCGGTCGGGGTGCTGGAGCTGAATCTCGAACGGTACGTGGGCGACTTCAATGAGCGGATCATCGGCGCCTATGCGGCCGGGACCGGCGAGCGGAGCCTGCCGGCCGACGTCGGCGTGGCCCGCAGCCTGATCCCGCCGGGGACCGGCGCCCTGCGCGACTTCAGCTACATTGCGCCGGAGATCCCGCTGTTCGATCACACCAAGTGCGTCGGCTGTATGTCCTGTGTGACCGAGTGCCCCGACACCGCCATCCTTGGGAAGGCGATCCCCAGGTCGCACCTGGAGGCGGAACTGAATGCCGTCGCCGACCCCCAGGAGCGCGAGTCGATCCGGGCCCAGTGGGCCGTGACGCGGAAATATTACGAGGTCTTTGAGAAGAAGGGGGAGGAGGGCGCCCTCTTCGGTATCTTTGTCGATCCGACCAAGTGCAAAGGGTGCGCCGAGTGCGTCGAGGTTTGCGATTCTCTCGGCTACCATGCCCTCAGGATGGTCAAGAAGGA belongs to Candidatus Methylomirabilota bacterium and includes:
- a CDS encoding pyruvate ferredoxin oxidoreductase, with translation MTDTPFPYPGIPATADGSAAVVWVDTHITQGACAYPITPSTNMGTGYQAEVANGGRNLWGEPLFFLEPESEHSSASACEGFALAGGRVSNFTSGQGLVLMKEVLYTIAGKRLPAVFHIGARALTSQALNVHAGHDDVMAVADCGWGMLFAKNAQGAADLALIARRAAEEGETPFMTVQDGFLTTHTIENILLPEPELMKEFIGDPHGGTRLRNLMNPLQPIMSGVVQNQDSYMKGKIAQRFFYDRLPAIVEGVMERFYALTGRRYGLVESYRLEDADYAIVGMGGLVETAMATVDYLRAHRGICAGALHVTSFRPFPGSQIIEATRHLKAVAVIERMDNPLAQSNPLTAEIKAAFADALTGTPGFPAIERMPIIYSGSAGLGSRDIRPGDLVAAIENMRRDDSGSRYFVLGIKHEQALAPAEDADVRSAGSFSMRGHSVGGFGSVTTNKVIATIVGDLFGLKVQAYPKYGSEKKGLPTTYYLTVAKEPIRTHCELTQVDFVPLNDINAFNLGNPLTGLATGGMVFIQTDKKTPEEVWTGIPDYAKQIIRERQIRVLALDTVKIASETASSPDLEQRMQGIVLLGIFLRCTPFLREQHLNEEQVFPAVERSLRKYFGKRGEQVVRDNMAAVRRGYTEVFEVPVETMVGA
- a CDS encoding histidine kinase, giving the protein MAEELVRDWMHRGVITCGPEMPVQAVADAMKAHDISALVVVDEAGDAIGVISRTDLVNARFVEPYLKHWRGLTAKHLMSAPVISVSDSTPIAEAAARLRDRKIHRLVVTERQDSHDKPIGILSVTDLAGKL